One region of Luteolibacter rhizosphaerae genomic DNA includes:
- a CDS encoding prenyltransferase/squalene oxidase repeat-containing protein encodes MTNSEFPNDEGRVSGKGQAIARGKTFSFFRTLHSAFANSAFVIPLLLSPVASAQDLPRRPDDPVPAQVDTMFDRGLAYLAKNQNQQGCWNDSMGSEPGVVGLCVIAFLAHGEDPNHGMYAGVIAKGLDYILSQQNQTNGYIGNSMYNHGFATLALAEAYGAVDNPKVAPALKKSVELILSAQKRNRSEAWRYTPDSTDADTTVSGCQLVALYAARNAGLPVPDEALKKGLAYMARCRGGDGSYGYTSASGGKPTLTAIGVLCLALAKEKEGKGFQSSLDFLKGQMSYRDRHYPYYFEYYMSQALFHADPETWNEWNTKNIRYLSTIQARDGSWPGNKGQSFNTAGSLLSLALNYRFLPIYEK; translated from the coding sequence ATGACGAATTCAGAATTTCCGAATGACGAAGGTCGTGTTTCGGGAAAGGGGCAGGCGATTGCGCGGGGCAAGACATTCTCATTCTTCAGAACACTTCATTCGGCATTCGCGAATTCGGCATTCGTCATTCCCCTGCTGCTCTCACCCGTTGCTTCCGCCCAAGACCTTCCCCGCCGTCCGGACGATCCGGTGCCGGCACAGGTGGACACCATGTTCGACCGCGGCCTCGCTTACCTGGCGAAAAACCAGAACCAGCAGGGCTGCTGGAACGACAGCATGGGCAGCGAGCCTGGCGTGGTCGGGCTCTGCGTGATCGCCTTTCTGGCCCACGGCGAGGACCCGAACCACGGCATGTATGCCGGTGTCATTGCCAAGGGACTCGACTATATCCTGAGCCAGCAGAACCAGACCAACGGTTACATCGGCAACAGCATGTATAACCATGGCTTCGCCACGCTGGCGCTGGCGGAGGCATACGGCGCGGTGGACAACCCGAAGGTCGCCCCCGCGCTCAAGAAAAGCGTGGAACTCATCCTCAGCGCCCAGAAGCGGAACCGCTCCGAGGCATGGCGCTACACACCCGATAGCACGGACGCGGATACCACCGTCTCCGGCTGCCAACTGGTGGCGCTCTATGCCGCGCGCAATGCCGGCCTGCCGGTGCCGGACGAGGCACTCAAGAAGGGTCTGGCCTACATGGCACGCTGCCGCGGCGGCGATGGCTCCTACGGCTACACCTCGGCCAGCGGTGGCAAGCCCACCCTGACCGCCATCGGCGTGCTCTGTCTCGCGCTGGCGAAGGAGAAGGAGGGCAAGGGCTTCCAATCCTCCCTAGACTTCCTGAAAGGCCAGATGTCCTACCGCGACCGGCACTACCCCTACTACTTCGAGTATTACATGTCGCAGGCGCTCTTCCATGCGGATCCGGAGACTTGGAACGAATGGAATACCAAGAACATCCGCTACCTCTCCACCATCCAGGCCCGCGACGGGTCATGGCCGGGGAACAAGGGCCAATCGTTCAATACCGCGGGATCCCTGCTTTCGCTGGCCCTGAATTACCGCTTTCTTCCCATCTACGAGAAATGA
- a CDS encoding MBL fold metallo-hydrolase — MPNCFTGGFVQTNGYLIQTPDGGHVLVDAPQGVAQWLEARGVKPVALLLTHQHYDHVEDAAEVAAMGAKVYAFSPYSIELTLEERVRSWGMPIHVEPYQVDELLEGTERLEIGGLMLGLAHVPGHAPDSVTFFATESGELYSGDTLFAGSIGRADLPGGNMGQLVDGIRGKLFALPNPTQVYPGHGPATTIGAERAGNPYVGD, encoded by the coding sequence ATGCCTAATTGCTTCACCGGTGGTTTCGTCCAGACAAATGGTTATCTGATCCAGACCCCGGATGGCGGTCACGTGCTGGTGGATGCGCCCCAAGGGGTAGCCCAATGGCTGGAGGCCCGCGGGGTGAAGCCCGTGGCGCTGCTGCTCACACACCAGCACTACGATCACGTGGAAGATGCCGCCGAGGTGGCCGCGATGGGGGCGAAGGTTTATGCATTTTCCCCCTACTCCATCGAACTCACCCTGGAGGAACGGGTCCGCTCATGGGGCATGCCCATCCATGTCGAGCCCTACCAGGTGGACGAACTGCTGGAGGGCACGGAGCGCTTGGAGATCGGCGGCCTGATGCTCGGCTTGGCCCATGTCCCCGGACATGCGCCGGATAGCGTGACCTTCTTTGCGACCGAAAGCGGCGAGCTCTACTCTGGTGACACCCTCTTCGCCGGCTCGATCGGTCGTGCCGACTTGCCGGGAGGGAACATGGGCCAACTGGTGGACGGGATCCGGGGCAAGCTTTTCGCCCTGCCAAACCCGACTCAAGTCTACCCCGGCCACGGTCCGGCCACGACGATCGGCGCGGAACGTGCTGGAAACCCGTATGTGGGGGACTGA
- a CDS encoding leucine-rich repeat domain-containing protein — MKSLRFLALVPLLCGAALAQSFTYTVVESKTIITGFFVEPSGAVTVPATLGGFNVTQIGRSAFKDRTGITSISFASGANVVKIGATAFQGCTGLLSISLPAGSTVIPNGVFQGCTSLNSVTIPATVTSIGDSAFAECRSLASLSLPSALSGIGESAFLNCRSLGALTIPSGVSLIPAQMCHECRALSSVSLPAGVTKIGDSAFYNCTALTSFTLPDAVSSVGHDAFHGCKGITGFGINAALTTLGEQVLRGCSNLAAITVAAANPSFSSAGGVLFNKAQTSLLLCPEAKTGSYAIPAGVSSWASGAFAHCDGLTGMSIPAGVSSIPADAFYYAGSITILSIPEGTTAIGEWAFAGCDGLSEVSFPASLSSLGSDAFHHCRELESAVFNGNAPAMGTNVFASTAEGFTVYFQTSSSGFTTPTWLGYPAEEIGGQTVITTWLTANGFSTGTSLDSDPNGDGVSLLMAYAFGLDPNANLAGSMPQPVVSGGTLSLSFHGDAEGISYSVQASENLSSWSTEGVTLTTPDANGMRTATVTAGSGKKFVRVVVGM, encoded by the coding sequence ATGAAATCGCTCCGATTCCTCGCCCTCGTCCCGCTGCTCTGCGGGGCCGCTCTCGCGCAATCCTTCACCTACACGGTGGTGGAGAGCAAAACGATCATCACCGGCTTCTTCGTGGAGCCGAGCGGGGCGGTCACGGTGCCGGCCACGCTGGGCGGCTTCAATGTCACCCAGATCGGGCGCTCCGCCTTCAAGGACCGCACGGGCATCACCAGCATCAGCTTCGCCAGCGGGGCGAACGTGGTGAAGATCGGTGCGACCGCCTTCCAAGGTTGCACCGGGCTCCTTTCGATCTCGCTCCCGGCCGGATCGACGGTGATTCCGAACGGGGTCTTCCAAGGCTGCACGAGCCTGAACTCGGTCACGATCCCGGCAACGGTCACGAGCATCGGGGATTCCGCCTTCGCGGAGTGCCGCAGCCTAGCATCGCTGAGCTTGCCGAGCGCGCTGAGCGGCATCGGCGAGTCGGCTTTCTTGAACTGCCGGAGCCTCGGCGCGCTGACGATTCCGAGCGGCGTCTCCCTCATCCCGGCGCAGATGTGTCATGAATGCCGGGCGCTGAGCTCCGTCTCACTGCCCGCCGGCGTGACGAAGATCGGCGATTCCGCCTTCTACAACTGCACCGCCCTGACAAGCTTCACCCTGCCGGACGCGGTGAGCTCGGTGGGTCACGATGCCTTCCACGGTTGCAAGGGGATCACGGGCTTCGGAATTAACGCGGCACTGACCACGCTGGGCGAGCAGGTGCTGCGCGGTTGCAGCAATCTGGCGGCCATCACCGTGGCGGCAGCGAACCCGAGCTTCAGCAGCGCGGGCGGGGTGCTCTTCAACAAGGCCCAGACTTCCCTGCTACTGTGCCCGGAGGCGAAGACGGGGAGCTATGCCATCCCAGCCGGAGTGAGCAGCTGGGCGAGCGGTGCCTTCGCACACTGTGACGGACTCACCGGCATGAGCATTCCGGCAGGTGTTTCCAGCATCCCCGCGGATGCCTTCTACTATGCGGGCAGTATCACCATCCTGAGCATCCCGGAGGGAACAACCGCGATCGGCGAGTGGGCCTTCGCAGGCTGTGATGGTCTGAGCGAAGTGAGTTTCCCCGCCAGCTTGAGCAGCCTCGGCAGCGATGCCTTCCACCACTGCCGCGAACTGGAATCGGCCGTCTTCAACGGCAATGCCCCGGCGATGGGCACGAATGTCTTCGCCAGCACGGCGGAGGGCTTCACCGTTTATTTCCAGACCTCCAGCAGCGGCTTCACCACACCCACCTGGCTCGGCTATCCGGCAGAGGAGATCGGCGGCCAGACGGTGATCACCACCTGGCTCACGGCGAATGGATTCAGCACCGGCACCTCGCTGGATTCCGACCCGAATGGCGATGGCGTGAGCCTGCTGATGGCCTATGCCTTCGGGCTCGATCCGAATGCGAACCTGGCCGGCAGCATGCCGCAGCCGGTGGTGAGCGGCGGGACGCTGAGCCTGAGCTTCCACGGCGACGCGGAGGGCATCAGCTACTCGGTGCAGGCCAGCGAAAATCTTTCCTCTTGGAGCACCGAGGGAGTGACTCTCACGACTCCGGATGCGAACGGGATGAGAACGGCTACTGTCACGGCAGGGAGCGGGAAGAAGTTCGTGCGGGTGGTGGTCGGGATGTAG
- a CDS encoding carbohydrate-binding domain-containing protein produces the protein MIARNLFAAAACLSILPIASTLAADRDYVEDSDFTKTVTIAFSGSSATVTNGAGVTITSAAGSSGIVIDSAVEGVNYILSGSSASGYVQISSSYPAKVTLNGVSLTSTDGPAISILSTERGFVDLAEGSSNSLTDSASYTRSGSGALHATGPMILSGHGSLTVAGMKSHAINSNSYLRALGGDVKVSSAVKDAVHVNAYFRMDHGNLDLAATGDGIDADAGYVLINGGSIKVRSTVADTKGIKCDGTMTVNGGAINMTVDGVQGKGLSNKADLAINGGSLAFNLSGAVYLETVTGTSGSYVDPSYCTAIKSDANVAITGGSITITHTGTAGKGISAGGNVSISGGSVDVATSGGVSTSYTNSLGATDAASADGIKADGTLTITNGSVTASSSGASGDCLASDLALSISGGTVAITVDGASGDGIGTKQALTISGGTLGFTARGAQSKAMKSGTDMTIQGGVFSFAMSGAAVLEQITGTTRYNPSYCTAMKCDGNLNVSAGTIGITHSGQAGKGISVDGNITISGGSFNIATSGSNTSSFTNASGTLDMAAADCLKGDGNLTITGGTIITSSTGAAADAIACDGVATIGVLGVASTPVISASTSGARVLLSGSGQSADYVNPKAVKAGGNLTMNGGSYTGSTAQNGGEGLESKANLTIAGGTVEINSYDDGINASTKITISGGSVYCYSSNNDGIDSNGTILISGGVIVSSGYNAPEEGFDCDQNNFTITGGIMIGTGGATSTPTASTSTQRSVVYRGPGTANVILQVKPASGSTFVYKLPRTYSNGSSTGITMLFSLPTLAAGTSYSILSGVTVSGGTEFHGLYTGATVSGGTTLKTFTPTNMVTTVQ, from the coding sequence ATGATCGCACGGAACCTCTTCGCGGCGGCGGCATGCCTCAGTATTCTTCCGATCGCCAGCACACTTGCGGCTGACCGCGACTACGTGGAGGACAGCGACTTCACCAAGACCGTGACGATCGCCTTCAGCGGCAGCAGCGCCACGGTGACGAACGGCGCGGGCGTGACGATCACCTCCGCTGCGGGCTCCTCCGGGATCGTCATCGACTCCGCGGTGGAGGGGGTGAACTACATCCTCTCCGGCAGCTCCGCGAGCGGCTACGTGCAGATCAGCAGCAGCTACCCGGCGAAGGTGACGCTGAACGGCGTGAGCCTGACGAGCACCGACGGCCCGGCGATCTCCATCCTCTCGACCGAGCGCGGCTTCGTCGATCTGGCGGAGGGCAGCAGCAACAGCCTGACGGATAGCGCGAGCTACACGCGGAGCGGTTCGGGCGCCCTGCATGCCACGGGACCGATGATCCTGAGCGGACACGGCAGCCTGACGGTGGCCGGGATGAAGTCCCATGCCATTAACAGCAACTCCTATCTGCGGGCGCTGGGCGGAGATGTGAAGGTAAGCAGCGCGGTGAAGGATGCGGTGCATGTGAATGCCTACTTCCGCATGGACCACGGCAATCTGGACCTGGCAGCCACGGGCGACGGCATCGACGCGGATGCGGGCTACGTGCTGATCAACGGCGGCAGCATCAAGGTGCGCAGCACGGTGGCGGACACCAAGGGAATCAAGTGCGACGGCACCATGACGGTGAACGGCGGCGCAATCAACATGACCGTGGACGGCGTGCAGGGCAAAGGTCTCTCCAACAAGGCGGACCTGGCCATCAACGGCGGCAGCCTGGCCTTCAACCTGAGCGGCGCGGTCTATCTGGAGACGGTCACCGGCACGTCAGGCAGCTATGTGGATCCCTCCTACTGCACCGCGATCAAGAGCGATGCGAACGTGGCGATCACCGGCGGGAGCATCACCATCACCCACACCGGCACGGCGGGCAAAGGGATCTCCGCAGGCGGGAATGTCAGCATCAGCGGCGGCAGCGTGGATGTGGCGACCAGCGGCGGCGTTTCCACCAGCTACACGAACTCGCTGGGAGCGACCGATGCTGCATCCGCGGACGGGATCAAGGCGGACGGGACCCTGACGATTACCAATGGCAGCGTAACCGCCAGCAGCAGCGGTGCGAGCGGCGATTGCCTGGCATCGGATCTCGCGCTGTCGATCAGCGGCGGGACGGTGGCAATCACCGTGGACGGCGCTTCGGGCGATGGCATCGGGACCAAGCAGGCGCTCACCATCTCCGGAGGCACGCTGGGTTTCACGGCGCGCGGTGCGCAATCGAAGGCGATGAAGAGCGGCACGGACATGACGATCCAAGGCGGTGTGTTCAGCTTCGCGATGTCCGGCGCGGCGGTCTTGGAGCAAATCACCGGCACCACGCGCTACAATCCCTCCTACTGCACGGCCATGAAGTGCGACGGCAACCTGAACGTGAGTGCCGGGACCATCGGCATCACCCACAGCGGGCAAGCTGGCAAGGGCATCTCCGTGGATGGTAACATCACCATCAGCGGCGGCAGCTTCAATATCGCGACCAGCGGGTCGAACACTTCTTCTTTTACGAATGCCTCCGGCACACTGGACATGGCGGCAGCGGATTGCCTGAAGGGAGACGGCAACCTCACCATTACCGGCGGCACGATCATCACCAGCAGCACGGGCGCTGCAGCGGATGCGATTGCCTGCGACGGCGTGGCCACCATCGGCGTGCTTGGAGTGGCCTCCACGCCGGTGATCAGCGCTAGCACCAGCGGTGCGCGGGTGCTCCTCTCCGGTAGCGGCCAAAGCGCCGACTATGTGAATCCGAAAGCCGTCAAGGCGGGCGGCAACCTGACCATGAACGGCGGCAGCTATACCGGCAGCACCGCGCAGAACGGCGGCGAAGGACTGGAGAGCAAGGCCAACCTGACGATCGCGGGCGGCACCGTGGAGATCAACTCCTATGACGACGGGATCAATGCCAGCACCAAGATCACCATCAGCGGCGGCTCGGTGTATTGCTACAGCTCGAACAACGACGGCATCGACTCGAACGGCACTATCCTGATCAGCGGCGGCGTGATCGTGAGCTCCGGCTACAACGCACCGGAGGAAGGATTCGACTGCGACCAGAACAACTTCACCATCACCGGCGGCATCATGATCGGCACGGGCGGTGCCACCAGCACGCCCACGGCATCCACCAGTACGCAGCGCTCGGTGGTGTATCGCGGGCCGGGCACGGCGAACGTGATCCTGCAGGTGAAGCCCGCGAGCGGCAGCACCTTCGTCTACAAGCTCCCGCGCACCTACTCCAACGGCAGTAGCACGGGCATCACGATGCTCTTCAGCCTGCCCACCCTGGCCGCGGGCACCAGCTACAGCATCCTGAGCGGTGTGACGGTCAGCGGCGGCACGGAATTCCACGGTCTCTACACCGGAGCCACCGTGAGCGGCGGCACCACGCTCAAGACCTTCACGCCCACCAACATGGTGACGACCGTCCAGTAA
- a CDS encoding Calx-beta domain-containing protein — MFCPILRGSSRLALAVSAYLLSAAGLTAQAPQGRILNTFDLQTFTAAPFLESGDMVVSAEWHYNDDWDARRYEWLKVKFWNKDGSNYSERILPEGLIANRYNMQSFVNGDDLFLANGGTFDVVNRDPSVPIRGTSGIWTHDLSDVTDRYLIVRTEHAQDWDGIKFHDRQTFNQIGRVETSLRVQQLKGRENDIVFSSRDSRGKFRLHRMAYPDFSRRDVVKMKIAALPGAWDWVSYFGKEFAVVTLDGTEVIIRYTDPLRNGKPGLYLVPRMSPWGSWAEAGDTLLNWASYRDVSLHRIEFGAAGPQRVPVGLPPGLRNYSIVSTGPDSIYLRSPTQYTESPYFAWSNWVHRLDISAGRQLTLNSPVADERDGKIRFTARLDMPSASPVTIGYETAGHSAVSGTDFTASSGTVVIPAGQHEAYIDVPLIEDLTIEAPETLELKITSLAGATCEPSSSYGRIRGSGARLLEVVKEDIGGAVVSTLDDSISPVGGARRFSIGAVTVDARMHGFDCFWPVADAGDGFRYARALPHGSDSYHMKICQFHATTGELLEVFDFAPFGVGGGKLTLGYGEGYVRYGFFDGLPVLALDGLPVAEGPAAKEIVTRAERTLQPLDITAEWSDPASTIGDASFEHLPSGDIVFRLSGGQEQPQIYDFTTHLVTTVNAAGASGQSPRLTPLTITEDLSEPLTFVPAQTTNPSALAVSGNRLWTGSESGNSLESFVFEGGVLTSGSKLVLPAGTFLRPPIDTLGYNKDHAIAFDGERVFAASVKGGGEGFTVVSGTNTTKPKAKLVPTRSRLIAQATGGGFLASSYRVSTTEGFVRFVELRNAKTNKVVATIRPVFDSGLFGFSLAITDHVLWVGSPVYEGGGKVFGYELGRFTQVATLESPSPVGRGFFGYSLAAHGPYLVVGEASSVAPGAAWVYSVDGRNQLARLGSGLEEGWDGFGTRVATRGGRILVGSGHLEGISDFEREDTIGHRPVMLWNSADSPAIRLQSSFHASSMHDTGVGIALLDDAAVIFSRSRSDGSAGFEYVALPAVATE; from the coding sequence ATGTTTTGCCCTATCCTCCGCGGCAGTTCCCGTCTTGCCCTCGCGGTCTCCGCCTATCTGCTCTCCGCCGCCGGCCTGACCGCGCAGGCACCTCAGGGCCGGATCCTGAACACCTTCGATCTCCAGACTTTCACCGCCGCGCCGTTCCTGGAGTCGGGTGACATGGTCGTGAGCGCGGAGTGGCACTACAACGACGACTGGGACGCGCGCCGCTACGAGTGGCTGAAGGTGAAGTTCTGGAACAAGGATGGTAGCAACTACAGTGAGCGGATCCTGCCCGAAGGCCTGATCGCCAACCGCTACAACATGCAGTCCTTCGTCAACGGGGACGATCTCTTCCTGGCGAACGGCGGCACCTTCGATGTCGTGAATCGCGATCCTTCGGTCCCGATCCGCGGCACCAGTGGCATCTGGACTCACGATCTCAGCGACGTGACCGACCGCTACCTGATCGTCCGCACCGAGCACGCGCAGGATTGGGACGGCATCAAGTTCCACGATCGCCAGACCTTCAACCAGATCGGGCGCGTCGAAACCTCGCTCCGCGTCCAGCAGCTTAAGGGTCGGGAGAATGACATCGTCTTCAGCTCCCGCGATTCCCGGGGGAAGTTCCGGCTGCATCGCATGGCGTATCCGGACTTCAGCCGCCGCGATGTCGTGAAGATGAAGATCGCCGCGCTCCCGGGGGCTTGGGACTGGGTCTCTTACTTCGGGAAGGAGTTCGCGGTGGTCACCCTGGACGGGACCGAAGTCATCATCCGCTACACCGATCCGCTCCGGAACGGAAAGCCCGGCCTCTATCTCGTGCCGAGGATGAGCCCTTGGGGCAGTTGGGCCGAGGCGGGGGATACCTTGTTGAACTGGGCCAGCTATCGGGACGTCAGTCTCCACCGCATCGAGTTCGGTGCCGCAGGCCCGCAGAGGGTGCCGGTGGGTCTTCCTCCCGGGTTGCGGAACTATTCGATCGTCTCCACGGGACCGGACAGCATCTACCTGAGAAGTCCCACGCAGTACACGGAGTCGCCTTACTTTGCGTGGTCGAACTGGGTCCACCGTCTCGATATCTCGGCGGGCCGGCAGCTGACTCTGAATAGCCCGGTCGCGGACGAGCGGGATGGCAAGATCCGCTTCACCGCCCGTCTCGACATGCCCTCCGCGTCTCCCGTCACCATCGGCTATGAGACCGCCGGGCACAGCGCGGTCTCGGGCACGGATTTCACCGCCAGCTCCGGCACGGTCGTGATCCCCGCGGGCCAGCATGAGGCCTACATCGATGTGCCGCTGATCGAGGATCTCACGATCGAGGCGCCTGAGACGCTCGAGCTGAAAATCACCTCGCTGGCAGGTGCCACCTGTGAGCCATCGTCCAGCTATGGACGAATCCGCGGCTCCGGAGCCCGCTTGTTGGAAGTCGTGAAGGAGGACATTGGCGGCGCTGTCGTTTCAACCCTCGATGATTCCATATCCCCGGTCGGGGGTGCCCGCAGGTTTAGTATCGGTGCGGTGACGGTGGACGCCCGGATGCATGGCTTCGATTGCTTCTGGCCGGTTGCCGATGCCGGGGATGGCTTCCGCTATGCCCGCGCACTGCCGCATGGCAGCGATTCCTACCACATGAAGATCTGCCAATTCCACGCGACCACGGGGGAGCTGCTGGAGGTCTTCGACTTCGCTCCCTTTGGTGTCGGTGGCGGCAAGCTCACCTTGGGCTATGGAGAGGGATATGTCCGTTATGGGTTCTTCGACGGCCTCCCGGTGCTGGCTCTCGATGGCCTGCCAGTGGCTGAAGGCCCCGCCGCGAAGGAGATTGTCACCCGGGCCGAGCGCACGCTGCAGCCGCTCGATATCACGGCGGAGTGGAGCGACCCCGCATCGACGATCGGCGATGCCAGCTTCGAGCATCTGCCGTCCGGTGACATCGTATTCCGCCTCTCCGGTGGTCAGGAGCAGCCTCAGATCTATGACTTCACCACCCATCTCGTCACGACGGTGAACGCAGCGGGGGCTTCGGGTCAGAGCCCGCGCCTCACCCCGCTTACCATCACCGAGGATCTTTCCGAACCACTCACCTTCGTTCCCGCGCAGACCACGAATCCTTCCGCACTGGCGGTGAGCGGCAACCGTCTTTGGACCGGATCGGAATCCGGGAACTCCTTGGAATCATTCGTCTTTGAGGGCGGAGTCCTGACATCGGGCTCCAAGCTCGTGCTCCCTGCCGGCACCTTCCTCCGTCCACCGATCGACACGCTCGGATACAACAAAGACCACGCGATCGCCTTTGATGGCGAGCGGGTCTTTGCCGCCTCGGTCAAGGGTGGGGGAGAGGGCTTCACCGTGGTGAGCGGGACGAATACGACAAAGCCAAAAGCCAAGCTCGTGCCCACCCGTTCCCGGTTGATCGCCCAGGCCACGGGCGGCGGCTTCCTCGCCTCCAGCTACCGCGTCTCCACCACGGAGGGCTTCGTGCGCTTTGTGGAACTGCGGAACGCCAAAACCAACAAGGTTGTGGCAACCATCCGCCCCGTCTTTGATTCCGGTCTTTTCGGTTTCTCGCTGGCCATCACCGACCATGTTCTCTGGGTGGGATCTCCGGTCTATGAAGGTGGCGGTAAAGTGTTCGGCTACGAACTCGGGCGCTTCACGCAGGTGGCCACCTTGGAGAGTCCCTCGCCGGTCGGGCGTGGCTTTTTCGGTTACTCGCTCGCCGCGCACGGGCCCTATCTCGTGGTGGGTGAGGCCTCCTCCGTCGCGCCCGGCGCAGCATGGGTCTACTCGGTGGATGGCCGGAATCAACTCGCCCGCTTGGGCTCCGGTCTTGAAGAGGGCTGGGATGGCTTCGGCACCCGTGTCGCCACCCGCGGTGGCCGGATCCTTGTGGGTTCAGGGCATCTGGAAGGCATCTCCGATTTCGAGCGGGAGGATACCATCGGCCACCGCCCGGTGATGCTCTGGAATTCCGCCGATTCTCCTGCGATCCGCCTGCAATCATCATTCCACGCCAGCAGCATGCACGACACCGGCGTGGGCATCGCCCTCTTGGATGACGCAGCCGTGATCTTTTCTCGCTCTCGCAGTGATGGGTCTGCGGGCTTCGAATATGTCGCCTTGCCCGCGGTTGCGACGGAGTAG